Proteins encoded together in one Maricaulis maris window:
- a CDS encoding beta-propeller domain-containing protein: protein MFASKLIGAIRVSSFAGSIGLAALLAVPAWAQPLPGFDDDDELRAFLAELDETGEVEDWLVSGAYPPPPPPPPPPPPPPPGGASMPAPTASPSDVLAVTASRIDNPDITNVQVAGVDEGGIVKVAGDYLIVLRRGRLFTISTADDGLAAIDQIDAFPPGGEGSGGWYDEMIVSGDLIVIIGYSYQYEATEISRFRLGADGQLSHLDTHHMRSDDYYSSRNYASRLIGNQLITYAPLAFDDYWGDDPLDSLPALSRWAPGQEEPAFHRIAQASDVYIPAPMKARGAQAVSGMHVVTRCDLASDDLDCGVTVVLGPMGRSFFVSRNATYVWVTPGWFERDGESYLYRIPLDGSAPSVAQVEGAPLDQFSFHANEAASRLDILVLPDGNGDGMWAAEFATGRPALLRLPTTRFGDGSQAVTPSDYQFLPVAERARIVRNRHVGDTLLVGLNERVDGATQNLALAVPLEGGAATRLGLEDPVSRIEVIGRDGLIVTQGEDTSFVTVSLDGDAPMIADRFVLEDTAESESRSHAFFFRPGGADGDGLAALPLLGSDDREADMVFLQREQGSFSRIGRLQARARPGLDDDCVASCTDWYGNARPIFLRDRILALLGYEIVEGVLGEKRVEEIGRVNFTPGPRKD, encoded by the coding sequence ATGTTCGCATCAAAGCTGATCGGGGCAATCCGGGTCTCGTCGTTCGCGGGGAGCATCGGCCTGGCAGCCTTGCTGGCTGTTCCTGCCTGGGCGCAGCCTCTCCCCGGTTTCGACGATGATGACGAGCTGCGCGCCTTTCTGGCCGAGCTCGACGAGACGGGCGAGGTCGAGGACTGGCTGGTTTCCGGCGCCTACCCGCCCCCGCCTCCGCCGCCCCCACCGCCCCCTCCGCCACCGCCTGGCGGAGCCAGTATGCCGGCGCCAACCGCCAGTCCGTCGGATGTTCTCGCGGTCACCGCGTCGCGGATCGACAATCCTGACATCACCAATGTGCAGGTTGCCGGGGTCGATGAGGGCGGGATCGTCAAGGTCGCCGGTGATTACCTGATCGTGCTGCGCCGCGGGCGCCTGTTCACGATCTCGACCGCCGATGACGGTCTGGCCGCGATTGATCAGATCGACGCCTTCCCGCCCGGCGGGGAGGGCTCGGGCGGCTGGTATGACGAGATGATCGTGTCCGGCGATCTGATCGTGATCATCGGATACAGCTATCAATACGAAGCCACCGAAATCAGTCGGTTCCGACTGGGGGCCGACGGCCAGCTTTCGCATCTGGACACTCACCACATGCGCTCGGATGACTATTACAGCTCGCGCAATTACGCCTCGCGACTGATCGGCAACCAGCTGATCACCTATGCGCCTCTGGCGTTTGACGATTATTGGGGCGACGACCCGCTGGACAGTCTGCCGGCGCTCAGCCGCTGGGCACCGGGCCAGGAAGAACCGGCCTTTCACCGCATCGCCCAGGCCAGCGATGTCTACATCCCGGCGCCAATGAAGGCGCGCGGGGCACAGGCCGTCTCCGGCATGCATGTGGTGACCCGCTGCGACCTCGCCTCCGACGATCTCGATTGCGGGGTGACCGTTGTCCTCGGGCCGATGGGGCGCAGCTTCTTTGTCTCCCGCAATGCGACCTATGTCTGGGTCACGCCGGGCTGGTTCGAGCGCGACGGGGAGAGCTATCTGTACCGTATCCCGCTGGATGGCTCGGCACCCAGCGTCGCCCAGGTCGAGGGGGCTCCGCTCGACCAGTTCTCCTTTCATGCCAATGAGGCGGCCAGTCGCCTCGATATTCTCGTCCTGCCGGACGGCAATGGCGACGGCATGTGGGCGGCCGAGTTCGCGACCGGTCGTCCGGCGCTCCTGCGGCTGCCGACCACCCGCTTCGGGGATGGCAGCCAAGCGGTGACGCCCTCGGACTATCAATTCCTTCCGGTCGCCGAACGCGCCCGGATCGTCCGCAATCGCCATGTTGGTGACACCCTGCTGGTGGGGCTGAACGAGCGGGTGGACGGCGCAACGCAGAATCTGGCGCTGGCTGTGCCGCTTGAGGGCGGCGCGGCAACCCGCTTGGGGCTCGAGGATCCGGTGTCGCGGATCGAGGTGATCGGGCGTGACGGGCTGATTGTCACCCAGGGCGAGGACACGAGCTTTGTCACCGTGTCGCTGGACGGCGACGCGCCAATGATCGCGGACCGGTTCGTGCTCGAAGACACCGCGGAGTCGGAAAGCCGCAGCCATGCCTTCTTCTTCCGACCCGGCGGCGCTGACGGGGACGGGCTGGCCGCCCTGCCGCTCCTCGGTAGCGATGATCGCGAGGCGGACATGGTTTTCCTGCAGCGGGAGCAGGGCAGCTTCTCGCGAATCGGTCGCTTGCAGGCGCGGGCCCGTCCCGGGCTGGATGACGACTGTGTCGCCTCCTGCACGGACTGGTATGGCAATGCCCGTCCCATCTTCCTGCGTGACCGCATCCTGGCCCTGCTGGGCTATGAAATCGTTGAGGGTGTTCTGGGAGAGAAACGGGTCGAGGAAATCGGCCGGGTCAATTTCACGCCCGGACCGCGCAAGGATTGA
- a CDS encoding GatB/YqeY domain-containing protein has protein sequence MSLRERITTDMKTAMKAQDKARLSTLRLISAAIKDRDIAARAEDRCAGCEDTEIMTLLTKLVKQREESAVTYEKAGRLDLAEAERSEAEIVREFLPKPMDDGEIETAAQTVVSELDASGLKDMGRCMGELKTRYAGRMDFAKAGAKVKDLLASA, from the coding sequence ATGTCGCTTCGTGAACGCATCACCACGGATATGAAAACGGCCATGAAGGCCCAGGACAAGGCGCGTCTGTCGACGCTTCGCCTGATCTCGGCTGCCATCAAGGACCGTGATATTGCCGCTCGCGCGGAAGACCGCTGCGCCGGCTGCGAGGATACCGAAATCATGACCCTGCTCACCAAGTTGGTGAAGCAGCGCGAGGAAAGCGCCGTGACCTATGAGAAGGCCGGCCGTCTTGATCTCGCCGAGGCCGAGCGCTCGGAAGCCGAGATTGTGCGCGAATTCCTGCCCAAGCCCATGGATGACGGCGAGATCGAAACCGCCGCCCAGACGGTTGTCAGTGAGCTCGACGCCAGCGGGCTGAAGGATATGGGGCGCTGCATGGGCGAGCTCAAAACCCGCTATGCCGGCCGCATGGACTTCGCCAAGGCCGGCGCCAAGGTGAAAGACCTGCTCGCTTCGGCCTGA
- the carA gene encoding glutamine-hydrolyzing carbamoyl-phosphate synthase small subunit, producing MTSTPTLTPTGALALADGTVFLGHGTGASGMALGEVCFNTAMTGHQEVLADPSYAGQVVCFTFPHVGNVGANAEDEEAASAPARKAAVGMISRARITPPASWRAEQTFEEWLRTRGIVALTGIDTRALTRKIREHGMQMCAIAHDPAGNLDIDALKAAAAAAPTMEGRELAADVSRTTTDEWHEGNWTLGKGYAVGPETGPRVVVLDYGVKANILRLLTGAGARVAVLPGKASIDEIRALNPDGVVVSNGPGDPAETGKYALPTIKAVIEAGIPTLGICLGHQMLALAIGAKTAKMAQGHHGANHPVKNHETGQVEIVSMNHGFAVDGATLPANAVETHVSLFDGSNSGFKLTDKPVWAVQHHPEASPGPQDSFGVFDRFVGALKGQVEA from the coding sequence ATGACGTCCACGCCGACCCTCACACCGACCGGCGCGCTGGCGCTTGCCGACGGCACCGTCTTTCTCGGCCACGGCACGGGCGCATCCGGCATGGCGCTGGGCGAGGTCTGCTTCAACACCGCGATGACCGGTCACCAAGAAGTCCTGGCTGATCCCTCCTATGCCGGACAGGTCGTCTGCTTCACCTTCCCGCATGTCGGCAATGTCGGCGCCAATGCCGAGGACGAGGAAGCCGCCTCGGCACCGGCCCGCAAGGCCGCGGTCGGCATGATCAGCCGCGCCCGTATCACGCCGCCGGCCAGCTGGCGCGCCGAGCAGACCTTCGAGGAATGGCTGCGCACTCGCGGGATTGTCGCCCTCACCGGCATCGATACCCGTGCCCTCACCCGCAAGATCCGCGAGCACGGCATGCAGATGTGCGCCATCGCGCATGACCCGGCCGGCAATCTCGACATCGACGCCCTCAAGGCCGCGGCCGCGGCAGCGCCGACCATGGAAGGTCGCGAGCTGGCGGCCGATGTCTCGCGGACCACGACCGATGAATGGCATGAAGGCAACTGGACGCTGGGCAAAGGCTATGCTGTCGGGCCGGAAACCGGTCCGCGCGTGGTCGTGCTCGACTATGGCGTGAAGGCCAACATCCTGCGCCTGCTGACGGGCGCGGGAGCGCGCGTCGCCGTGCTGCCGGGCAAGGCGTCGATCGACGAGATCAGGGCGCTGAACCCGGACGGCGTCGTCGTCTCGAACGGCCCGGGCGATCCGGCCGAGACCGGCAAATACGCCCTGCCGACCATCAAGGCCGTCATCGAGGCCGGCATCCCGACACTGGGCATCTGCCTCGGTCACCAGATGCTCGCCCTCGCCATCGGTGCCAAGACGGCGAAGATGGCCCAGGGCCATCACGGCGCCAATCACCCGGTCAAGAATCACGAGACCGGCCAGGTCGAAATCGTGTCGATGAATCACGGCTTTGCTGTCGATGGCGCGACCCTGCCCGCGAATGCCGTCGAGACCCATGTCTCGCTGTTCGACGGCTCCAACTCCGGCTTCAAGCTGACCGACAAGCCGGTCTGGGCGGTCCAGCACCACCCCGAAGCCAGCCCCGGTCCGCAGGACAGCTTCGGCGTGTTCGACCGCTTTGTGGGTGCGCTGAAGGGGCAGGTTGAGGCGTAA
- a CDS encoding peptide ABC transporter substrate-binding protein, whose translation MLNRRTLLAASAATTLTACGRSGPPAGLLRVATTGLPDSLDPARGEFAAAALIYKQIHAGLTEYGPDGALAPGLAEHWSVDERGLVWTFRLREGLTWSDGHPLTAEDVAWSARRIVDPSQSFAVLGDFYAVTNARAIHAGEMSPDQLGVTALDDRTVEFRLETPLGLFPTLMRESYPFPRHVIARVGLDWIRPENIVTAGAYTVGAESQMSLDLVRNPNYYNAARVAIPAIRVDSVREDATRMRLFRAGDYDLADRPPANQIGFWRERLGEQFQSFDAPILRYLKVNHAREPLGRVAVRRRLSQAIDRSFLAHEFYADTAMAAFSVLPGRAGTEPAATPLDDRIDRPLQIRTTTGEGERLAVAIADDWAWIGIESELLVSYPTDLYQAVDAGDFDIAIASFNRGLKSDPFFMLDPFAPDGFAANFNWDDTSFADLMAAARRQNDPAARAQLYLAAMQRLHDQMAVIPLLHERAHWLVGDRVTGTRADIQPMLWRDLELIDA comes from the coding sequence ATGTTGAACCGACGCACCCTGCTCGCCGCCTCTGCCGCCACAACGCTCACTGCCTGTGGGCGGTCCGGCCCGCCAGCCGGTCTCCTGCGCGTGGCGACGACCGGCCTGCCGGACAGTCTCGATCCGGCGCGCGGCGAGTTCGCGGCGGCGGCGCTCATCTACAAGCAGATCCATGCCGGACTGACTGAGTACGGACCCGATGGCGCACTCGCGCCCGGCCTCGCCGAGCACTGGTCGGTGGACGAACGCGGCCTGGTCTGGACCTTCCGCCTGCGCGAGGGCCTCACCTGGTCGGACGGTCATCCCCTGACGGCGGAGGATGTCGCCTGGTCGGCGCGGCGCATCGTCGACCCGTCCCAGAGTTTTGCCGTGCTGGGCGATTTTTATGCGGTCACCAATGCCCGCGCCATCCATGCCGGTGAGATGTCGCCGGATCAGCTGGGCGTGACCGCGCTCGATGACCGCACGGTGGAATTCCGGCTGGAAACCCCGCTGGGCCTCTTCCCGACCCTGATGCGCGAATCCTACCCCTTCCCGCGCCATGTCATCGCGCGCGTCGGCCTGGACTGGATCCGGCCCGAGAACATCGTGACGGCAGGGGCTTACACGGTCGGCGCGGAAAGCCAGATGAGCCTCGACCTGGTCCGGAACCCGAATTATTACAACGCCGCCCGGGTCGCCATTCCCGCCATCCGCGTCGACAGCGTCCGCGAGGACGCCACCCGGATGCGCCTGTTCCGGGCCGGCGATTACGACCTTGCCGATCGTCCGCCCGCGAACCAGATCGGCTTCTGGCGCGAGCGATTGGGGGAGCAATTCCAGAGTTTCGACGCGCCGATCCTGCGCTATCTCAAGGTCAATCATGCGCGTGAACCGCTTGGCCGCGTGGCCGTCCGACGCCGTCTGTCGCAGGCCATAGACCGGTCCTTCCTGGCGCATGAATTCTACGCCGATACCGCCATGGCGGCTTTCTCGGTCCTGCCCGGGCGAGCGGGGACCGAGCCGGCGGCGACACCCCTGGACGACCGGATCGACCGCCCGCTGCAAATCCGCACCACAACCGGGGAAGGCGAACGGCTCGCCGTGGCCATAGCTGACGACTGGGCCTGGATCGGCATTGAGAGCGAGCTGCTCGTCAGCTATCCCACCGATCTCTACCAGGCCGTCGATGCCGGCGATTTCGACATCGCCATTGCCAGCTTCAACCGGGGCCTGAAATCTGATCCGTTTTTCATGCTCGACCCGTTCGCGCCCGACGGGTTTGCCGCCAATTTCAACTGGGACGACACCAGCTTCGCCGATCTGATGGCCGCCGCCCGGCGCCAGAATGACCCGGCCGCGCGGGCGCAGCTCTACCTGGCGGCCATGCAGCGGCTACACGACCAGATGGCCGTCATCCCCCTCCTCCACGAACGCGCCCATTGGCTGGTTGGAGATCGGGTGACGGGCACACGGGCGGATATCCAGCCGATGCTGTGGCGTGATCTGGAGCTGATTGATGCCTGA
- a CDS encoding HD domain-containing protein, translating to MPDLARALHERWNAQTKELGWKPGDTEIAGILSAYSEPHRRYHGLSHLIYIFDRLDKLHDMLTEPARVWMAAWYHDILYDTHRKDNEARSADRASMELPGLGAAPDLVGRVDALIRATASHQDGGQDEDDALFLDVDYSILGAPSDVYDRYATGVRKEYGWAPGLLYRQGRRAFLKDAQAADRTFLTDRFETELGDKARANMRREFAALGGKL from the coding sequence ATGCCTGATCTTGCTCGCGCGCTACATGAGCGCTGGAACGCGCAAACGAAAGAACTCGGCTGGAAGCCGGGCGACACCGAAATCGCCGGCATACTGTCCGCCTACAGCGAACCCCATCGCCGCTATCATGGCCTGTCGCATCTGATCTATATCTTCGACCGGCTCGACAAGCTGCACGACATGCTGACCGAGCCGGCCCGGGTGTGGATGGCCGCCTGGTATCACGACATCCTCTACGACACGCATCGCAAGGATAATGAAGCCAGGAGTGCAGACCGGGCGAGCATGGAATTGCCCGGGCTTGGAGCCGCTCCTGACCTGGTCGGACGGGTCGATGCGCTGATCCGGGCTACGGCCAGCCATCAGGATGGCGGGCAGGACGAAGATGATGCGCTATTTCTCGACGTCGACTATTCGATCCTTGGTGCCCCGAGCGATGTCTATGACCGATATGCCACTGGCGTTCGGAAGGAATATGGCTGGGCACCCGGGCTGCTCTACCGACAGGGCCGCCGCGCCTTTCTGAAGGACGCGCAGGCGGCGGACCGTACTTTTCTGACAGACCGGTTCGAGACGGAACTCGGCGACAAGGCCCGCGCCAACATGCGGCGAGAATTCGCGGCTCTGGGTGGAAAACTCTAG
- a CDS encoding helix-turn-helix transcriptional regulator, producing MLAQRKVRSKDLADRIGLSEQALSMIKTGKIKGIRFSTLIAICDALACQPGDLFEFRRLPD from the coding sequence ATGCTGGCGCAGCGCAAGGTTCGCTCGAAGGACCTGGCGGACCGGATCGGCCTGTCGGAACAGGCGCTGTCCATGATCAAGACCGGCAAGATCAAGGGCATCCGCTTTTCCACCCTGATCGCGATCTGTGACGCGCTGGCGTGTCAGCCCGGGGACCTGTTCGAATTCAGGCGGTTGCCGGACTAG
- a CDS encoding DUF2975 domain-containing protein, translating into MPQSDAEIPSSDRHIRSLSRALAWAISFLAILLPVLVWALWLFPETLGTTRDPAPGNGFGGGDLSWFVWPLRLGAVGIASIGLAITVYGFWNLRTLFQEAARGAYFSAAAVVGFRQFALASFVGAIWSPMEHTVMGVYLSVSNPNVPNAVEISLGSPDIEAIGAALLFFLIAFILAEGRKRHEELELIL; encoded by the coding sequence ATGCCGCAAAGCGATGCCGAAATTCCGAGTTCCGACCGACATATCCGAAGTTTGAGCCGGGCGCTGGCCTGGGCAATCAGCTTTCTCGCCATTCTCCTGCCGGTACTGGTCTGGGCGCTCTGGCTGTTTCCCGAAACGCTCGGGACAACAAGGGATCCGGCGCCCGGCAATGGCTTCGGCGGTGGTGATCTGTCCTGGTTTGTCTGGCCGCTGCGGCTGGGCGCGGTTGGCATCGCCTCGATCGGGCTGGCGATCACGGTTTACGGCTTCTGGAACCTGCGGACGCTTTTTCAGGAGGCCGCACGTGGCGCCTATTTCTCCGCCGCGGCGGTGGTCGGCTTTCGCCAGTTCGCGCTGGCCAGTTTTGTCGGGGCCATCTGGTCGCCGATGGAGCATACCGTGATGGGCGTCTACCTCTCGGTGAGCAATCCCAATGTTCCCAATGCGGTCGAGATATCGTTGGGCTCTCCGGACATCGAAGCCATTGGTGCGGCGCTGTTGTTCTTCCTGATTGCCTTCATCCTGGCCGAGGGCCGCAAACGGCATGAAGAGCTGGAGTTGATCCTGTGA